The genomic stretch CCGGGGTCGCCGTCCAGGATGACGGGGTGGGGGGTGGACGCCAGGGACATGTCCGCCATTCTCGCACCCGGCCGATGGCGTGATCCGGATCGTCGAAAAAACGCAAGTGCATATGACCTCCGGTTGATAAACCCAGGGTAAGATTGGTGCCATCTCTGTCAGGATTCCAGGCGTACACTCTGGACATGAAGGGCCTGCGCGAATTCATTGACTGGCTCCGGGAAGCGCTCCAGGGCACTCCCGAACCGCGGCTGGTCCCGATCCCCGTGCGCGTGCGTGACCGGCGCTAGGGGCTGAACATCCACCTCTCCCACCCACCCGTGACCGGGTGGGTGTTTCCTGGCGTGGGCAGAGCGTGAGCTGATCCCCGGAGGCCCGCCCGGACGACGCGCTATGCTCTGCGTCGTGCCGGACGGCGAGGGGATGAAGGAACTCAGGCGGCTGACGGCAGACCGGCCGGTGGCCGAGCGCACCGGGATCGAGCGTGCCTACGAATTCGCACGGCAGGCCCATGCCGGCGTCAGGCGCCGCAGCGGTGAGCCGTACATCACCCACCCGGTCGCGGTCGCGGTCATCCTGGCGGGGCTGGGCATGGACACCGACTCCCTGATGGCCGGACTGCTCCACGACACGGTCGAGGACGTCGAGCACGTCACCTTCGAGGCCATCGAGGAGCAGTTCGGGCCGGACGTGCGCCGCATCGTCGAGGGCGAGACCAAGGTCAGCAAGCTCTCCAAGCAGGGCTCCCAGGCCGCCGAGGTCAGCGACGCCGGGCGCGATCTCCAGGCCGAGAACCTGCGCCAGATGCTGGTCGCCATGACCGACGACATCCGCATCATCGTGGTCAAGCTGGCGGATCGGCTGCACAACATGCGCACGCTGGGCGCGATGAAACCCGAGAAACAGGTGCGCATCGCCCGGGAGACCATGGAGGTCTTCGCGCCGCTGGCGCACCGGCTCGGGATCGGGCAGATCAAGTGGGAACTGGAGGATCTGAGCTTTCAGTACCTGTATCCCACCGAATACGAGTTCCTGCGCGGCCGCCTGCGCACGAAGCAGGAGGAGCGCCAGGCGCTGATCGACCGGGCGGTCACACAGCTGAACGAGGCGCTGATCGACGACCTGGAGCTGCCCGAGTGGGTGCTCGACATCGACATCGCGGGGCGCAGCAAGCACCTGTGGAGCATCCACACCAAGATGCAGCGCGAGGGCAAGGGCCTGGAGCAGATCTTCGACCTGCTGGCGATCCGCGTGATCCTCACGCCCAGGGATCTGGTCGTGCCGCCCGGCACCGACGAGAAGCGCCGTGAACGCGCCGAGGAGACGCGCGAGAAGCGCATCTGCTACCACACGGTCAGCATCGTGCACTCGATCTGGACGCCGCTGCCGGGGCGTTTCAAGGACTACATCGCGGTGCCCAAGCCCAACGGCTACCAGTCGCTGCACACCACTGTGATCTCACAGAGCGGCCAGCCGATCGAGGTGCAGATCCGCTCGCGGCGCATGCACGAGGTCGCCGAGTACGGCATCGCCGCGCACTGGATGTACAAGCAGGGCTCGCAGCTTGCACAGAAGGACCGTGAGAACTGGATCGCGCAGCTGCGCGAACTCCAGAACGAGATCAACGACGCGTCGGATTACATGGACGCCGTGAAGTCCGACATCCTGTCGCAGCGTGTGCGCGTGTTCACGCCCAAGGGCCTGGCGATCAGCCTGCCGCTGGGATCCACGCCGGTCGATTTCGCGTACCACATCCACTCCCGCATCGGCGAGACCACCGTGGGGGCGCGGGTGAACGGCAGCATCGTGCCGCTGTCGCACCGGCTGGGCAACGGCGACATGGTCGAGATCGTGACCAGCAAGAACGGGCACCCCAGCAAGGACTGGCTGAATTTCACGGTGACGCGCAGCGCCCGCACCAAGATCCGCCACCACTTCCGCACCCAGGAACGCACCGAGGCGCTCAAGAAGGGCCACGACATGCTGGAGCGTCACCTGCGCAAGCGGCAGCTCGCGGTGCGCCAGCTGATGCGCACCAAGCTGCTGGAGGAAGCGGCGCAGAAGCTGCTCGGCACGCGCAATCCCGACGACCTGTACTTCGCCCTGAGCGCGGGGAAGATCATGCCCGCCACGGTCGGCCGGGTGCTGTCGCCCAGCCTGGCCCGCGAGCAGGGCGTGCCCAGTCCGCGCAAGGCCCCCGCCCCGCGCGCCCCCGATACCGGCGGCGTGTATGTCGAGGGCTTCACCACCACCACCAAGCTCAGCAACTGCTGCTCCCCGATCCGGGGCGACCAGATCATGGGCTACCTGACACGTGGGCGGGGCGTCAGCGTGCACCGCATCGACTGCCCGAACATGATCCGGCTCCTCAAGGACGAGCCTGAGCGCTGTGTGGCCGCCTCCTGGGACGCCGAGACCCCCGGCAGCACCCTGGTCGATGTGGACGTGACCGGCCCGGATCGCTCGGGCCTGCTGGCCGATGTGCTCGGTGTCCTCAGCGCCGAGAAGCGCAGCCCTCTGAAGGTCGAGGCGCGGGTGGGGGTCGACAAGGTCGCGCACATCCTGCTGCGCCTTGCCGTGACCGGCAACGCCGACCTGGCCTCCGTGCGTACGGCCCTGCTGCGCGTGGACGGCGTGACCGACATGGTGCGCCTGGGCCGGGACGGCCGTGCCCGCAGCGGCAGCGGGGCGAAGGCGTGAGCGTCACCCTGCTGCCGGATCTGGGCGACCTGCTGCGGCTGCACCCGCAGTACAACGCGGGAACCGTTGTGGAACTGCTGCGCCATCTGGGCGTGCGGGCGGTGTGGTGGGCGACCTCGGACGACCCGGATCACCCGCTGCGGGACGCACTTCCCGTTGCTGGAATCGACGTTCACGGGCTCGCTCTCCCGGACTGGGCGTGGGCCGATGCCGAGCACGCCCAGCTGATCGAGTTCCTGAACCAGTACCCGCAGGGCCGCGAGCGGCTGCGCGACGCCGGGCAGGCCGAACGGGAGTTCGCGGCGCTGCTCACGGCGCCCCTGACCGCCCCGCAGGTGCTGAGCCCGGCCACCCTGGCCGCGGCCGCCACCTACCACGACCGTGTCCGCGCCGCGCTGGACGAGGGGCCGGGCACGCGCTGGCGGGAGCGGCGGCTGGAGGCACTCGCCACGACCCTGGAGGGACTGCAGGGCGTGGTGCTGGTTCCGCTGGATGACCTTCCCGGTCTGGTGCCGCGACTCCCCGGCGCGGCCCTGCCCGACGTGGCGACCTTCGTGCCCGGCGAGATCAGCCGCCTGCGGGCCCTGGCCGACCGCGCGTGGTCGCTGGGCGAGGACGACGACCTGAACGCCCTGCTGGCCGCGCTGGCCCGCGAGACCGGCGACCGCGTGACCCCCAGGGCCGAACTGGATGCCGCTGCCGCCAGCATCTACCTCGCCGTGGGTGACCTGAATGCCGCCCGTGAACTGCTGGAACGCGCCGCCCACGGCCTCACCGACGAGGTGCCGCGCAGCCTGGCGGGGCTCACGCTGGCGCGGCTGGGTCAGGTGCGCGACGCCCTGGGCGACCGCGAACTGGCTCAGCGCACGTACCGCGCCGTGCTGGCCCTGTCCCATGCCCCCCAGGTGGCCCGTGATGCCGCCGAAAACGGGCTGCGCGAGCCATTCGTGCTCGATCTGGACGACCCGTCGCGTCCCTGACCGCTCCGGTCACGTGATCCGCTCGACCCACTCGGCCCGCACGTCCAGGGTCTGCGCGTGCAGAAGATGCGGTTCGCCCGTCAGGGTCACGCCCAGGCGGTCGGCCAGGGTGTTCTCGCGGATCACGGCCTCGGCGCGGCGCAGGGGCCACGCCGTGTGGTGGATGCGGCCCCGGTACACGTGTCCGGCGGGATCGGCGGAATACAGGTACAGGCGGTTGGTCAGCCAGTCCTCCAGGCTGCCGGAGGCCACGCTCAGGGGGTCACCGACCGGCCGGTATGCCCCGGCAAACCGGCCCTCGGGCGCGTTCCGGTGCGTGCGCAGACTTGCGTAGCGGGTGATGCTGTTCTCTGTCGTGGCCCACATCCGCGCGTCGAAGTAGGGCAGATGGAACAGGGCGCGGGCCAGCCGCACGGCCACGGGACTGGCGGCGTCCAGCGAATAGAACCACACGCCGCCGACGCCGCCTGCCGTCACGTACGTCCGCAGGTTCAGCTCGGGAAAGGCGCTCAATCCGGGGACGTCCGGCACGCCACGGGGCGCGACCCCGGTCATGGTGAAGGGCACCACGCCCAGCCACGCCTGGCCGCCGCGCGTATCGAGCGTCAGCCCCCGCGGCAGGGTCGGTGCCAGCAGCTCGGCACGCACCGGCCAGTGCATGAAGCACAGATCACGCCACGTCATGCGCAGCACCCAGGGGCGGTCGGTCATGGCTGCAGCGTACCGGCTGGCCTGAAGGTTCGGGCACAGATGGACACTTCGTGCCGGTCTGGTCAATGTTGCGTGAACGGCGTTCGTAGCGGGGCGCACACGTTCGGCCACAGTCCCCCCCCTACGCTCGGGGAGCTTGATCCGGCCCTGGGAAGGGCCGCAAGGAGACTGCCATGATGAGCAACGACCAGGTACAGGACAGACTGAACAAACTGCTGGGCACCCTCCGCGACGGCGAGAAGGGCTTTGCCGACGCCGCCGAGCATGCCACCGATCCGCAGCTCAAGTCCCTGTTCACCGAGCGCAGCGGGCAGCGGGCCACCCTGGCGACGGAGATCGAGCAGCACGTCACGCGCCTGGGCGACACCCCCCGCGAGGGCGGCAGCGTCGGTGCGGCCCTTCACCGCACGTGGCTGAACGTCCGCGACGCCGTGACCGGACGCGACGACTACGCCGTGGTGGCCGAGGCCGAGCGCGGTGAGGACGTCGCCATCCAGAACTATCAGGATGTGCTGGACGACGCGGAGCTCCCGGCGGACGTGCGCAGCGTTGTCGAGGCCCAGTACGCCAAGGTCAAGGCCAGCCACGACCAGATCCGTGATCTGAAGCGGGGCATGAAGGCCGACTGACCGGCGGGCATCAGGGCGGCGGGCCGGGTGTATCCCGGCCCGCCGCCCTGATGGGCTGTCCTGATCGTGGGGGGGCGCTCTACTCGCGCTTGCGGCGGCGCAGGCGCTCCAGGGCGGACTCCAGGCTGACCCGCATGCGTTCCAGGGCCTGGGCCAGGTCGCCGATCTCGTCGTTCCGGTCGATGGTGACCGGGCGCGAGAGGTCGCCCATACTGATCGCGTCGGCGGATTTGACGAGCTGCTCGATGGGCAGCACCACCGCGCGTGCGGCGCGGTTGGCCAGGTACGCCGCGATCGCCAGACTGAACAGCGAGGTCAAGATGACCAGCAGGATGGTGTTGCGCAGGTTCGCCCGGAACGCCTCGTTGCGCAGGCCGATGGTGACGCGGTGGATCAGCGCTCCCTTCTCGGCCGCGACCGGAAGGGCCGTCGGCTGCCCGATGTCGTTCTCGACCACCGACAGGCGCGTGACGACGTAGGACGCCCCGGCCAGCTTCATGGTGCCGCCCGCGGGGTGGGCCGTGGTCCACTGCGCCACCTCCCTGTTCCAGCCGTCGTTCTGGGCCGCGTCCTTGGAACGCAGGTAGCTCACCCCGCCCGGTTTCTCGATGCGTACGAAGGCCACGTTCGGGTCTTTGAGGGCGGTGTCGAGCTGCATATACGCGATGCTCTCGCTGCCGGTGGGCAGGGTGGTGCCCAGCGTGGCGGCCAGCGTGCGGGCCTGATCCTGCACGACCTGGTTCTGCATGCGGGGCAGCAGGGCGCTCAGCAGCAGCAGGGTCACGGCGGCGGCCAGCGCCAGGGGCAGCAGCGTGGCGAGTTGCAGGCGCCGCGACAGGGGGACACGGGTGCCGCCGACCGCCACGCTGCCACGGTCGTCGGGCGCGACGGGCAGCACGACCGGCACGACCTCCTCGGCGCGCGGCTCGGGCACGCTGGCGGCCTCGTGCATGGTCAGGGCGCCGGTGAAGTCCGACCACACGTCCTCCTCGGGGACAGGCGCCCGGACGCTGCCCAGATCGCCCGGGGCCGCTGCGGTCAGCCGGCCGAAGGGACTGGGCGTGGGTTCCAGCGCCAGCACATCTGCCGTGGTGGCGTGCATGGCCCCTGTGGGTGCGGCGCCCGACGACGACCGGACGGGCTCCGGAGCGGCGAAGACCGCCGTCTGGGCGGCCGCCGGCATGGAGGGCAGCGGGGTGACCGGCGCAGTCATGGAGGCCGGGGCACTCGGCCAGGTCGGGCTGGCACCGCCGAAGGCGCCCTCGGCCAGCAGGGCACGGGACGACGCCAGGACGACATCGTCGGCAACCGGGGGCCGGGACACCGGGGCCACGTCACCCACGGCCTGGAACGGCTCGCTGAGCATCGTGGTCTCGTCGCGCACACTCTCCAGGCTGACATCGGCCCCGACGGCCTCGAAGAGGCCGAGCAGCAGTTCGGCGCGGGCACGGCTGGTGGGTTTCATCAGGCGACCGGTGCGCCGTGAGGCCAGACGGGCGGCCTGCTCGGGTGCGAGGCCGAAGCGTTCGGTCAGCTGCTGTTCGAGGTGCTCCCGGGCCGAGTCGCCCACGGCCTGCCTGATCACGACGGTGTACTTCATGTGGGTCTCCCTGAGTCTGGTGTGCCGGAGGGCCGTGTGGTGCCGCAGGGCGCGGCGGAGCGTGGGGTGCGTTCGCGGTGACCCGGCGTCATGCCATGCCCCGTTCCCGCAGCTGGCGGACGAAGAGCTGGGCGCGGTCCGGCGGGAGCTGTGCGGCCAGTGACGCGAGCAGCGCACTCAGGGTCACCGGGTGACCCAGGTCATCCAGCACCTCGTCCACCATGACGGACGCCAGCGGGCCCACCGCGGCCGCGAGACACTGCGTGACGACCCGCGCCGTGGCGTCCTCCACCTGCTGTTCGCGCCGGACGGCCTGGCCCACCCAGCGGTGCGCCTCGTCCACGCGGGCCTGCACGTCCGCCAGGGTGGTGTGGGCCAGACGGGCCACGTCGCCGGCCTGGCGGGTGCCGTCCACGTGGTGCATGACCTTCCACACGCGGTAGGGCATGGGGGTGGTGTCGCTCAGGCCGTCGGGCCACGTCAGGGGGGTCACAGGGTCTCCAGTCCGGCTGCCGTCCATTCCGGGCGTGCCCGCAGTTCCATGAGGGGCAGGTCGTTCAGGCGCACGCCGAGTCGGGACAGGGTGCCGCGCAGGGCGGCCAGCAGCGCAGGCCGGATCTGCTGCAGCGACAGTTCCGGATCCACGAACAGGTGGCCGCCGCGCAGGACGATCTCCTGGGCGAAGGGATCCAGGCAGTCGTAGGTGCTGCACAGCCGGGTGCAGACCTCCCGCCATGTGGTCTCCAGCGGCACCGACCGGTTGACGGTGACCAGCAGCGCCTGCCAGAACCCGGCGAGTTGCGCGGCGCTGATCTCGCTGTACGGGGTGATCGTCAGGCAGGCCGTACCTGGCGGCGGCACGGTACCGGCCTGGATCTGGCCGGCTTCCCAGTAGCTGCTGTGTCCGCCGCCCAGCACGACTCCCGTGAACATGTCCCGCTGGAGGCCCTCCTGCACGCCGGGCCAGGGCTCGGCGAGCGGCTGGGGGGTGCTGGAGCGGCTCGACCACAGGAGCTGCACCACGCGGGGCTCCTGGACGGTCAGGCTGACGTGGGCGCGGGGCAGGGCCAGCGTGGCGGTGGCCCACGTGACCTCCTGCCCACCCCACGTGAAGCCGCCCAGCAGCTCGCCACGCAGCCACACGAACCGCGCCCAGCGGCCGTCCTGACGGGCATCGAAGATGCCGCTCAGGCCCTGGCCCTGCCGCACGGCGAGGTCAATGGTGATGTCAGTCCATGGATAGTGGTCGGTGCTCAGGCCCAGATAGACGGCCTGATCCTCGGGAGCCGGAAGAGGTTCGGTGGTGGCGGGCAGCGTGTCGGGTGGGGTCATGAACGTCCAGTCGCTCGGATGAGGCAGCGTGATCGCAGGGTCGTGAGGTGGAGTCACCCGGAGGAAACGCCGTCATGACACCGCGGCGCGTCTTACGGGCAGCTTACATCTGTGAGAAACGTCACGCCCCGGTCACGCGGATGCGTGCCGGGGCGTCAGGATGGTGCCGGGACTCAGCCCAGTTCGGCCAGCAGGGCCTCGACCCTGGGGCGCAGGTCACCGCGCTGCTGCGGTGCCCCCAGTTGGTGCAGGCCGCCGTGGTACGCGTCGGGATCGCCGAACAGGCGCGACAGGGCCTCGAACTCACGCTGGCTGCGCAGGCTGGCGTCGTCGCGGAACATGTTGACGTACTGATCCTGGAAGGCCCAGTCGGACAGCTGGCCGTCCAGATACGCGCGCATCAGGCGGCGGTAGGGCTCCACGCCGCCGTCTGTGGCGACCGTCGCCACGCCGGCACGGGCCGGCACGTGCGCCGTGAAGACCGGGGCCAGCACCTCGGGGGTGATGTCCCAGTTGTTGACCTCGAACTGGGGCTGGCCGTCCTGGAACAGGATCAGCTGCGGGCTGTGGTGCGTGATGCCGGTCAGCTCGGCCACGTGGTTGCTCGCGGGCCGCCAGTCCACCACGCGGATGAAGCCCACGGGCAGGTCGTGCTTCTGGAGGAAGGTCTCCAGCACCCCAAAGCCCTGCATGGTCTTGTGGCACGTCCCGGCCTTGAACACGGCGGCCAGCGGGTAGTCCTTCAGGAAGGTGTCCACGGCCTCGGGGGTGGTCAGGGGCACGAGCACCTGGGCCGGCGTCGCGGCGTCGCTGTGGGTGTCCTGGGTCTGGGTCATGACCACAGCATACGCTCCGCTTTAGAAAACGAAGTGAGGCGGGGCACAAGTCATCTGGACGCCCAGAGCTCAGTCCAGTGCCCACACCTGCACCTTCAGGTGCGCCGCGCCGGGGTAGTCCTCGCCTGCGCCCAGACGCTCACGGAGCCGGCCGGCGCGGCCGGCCTGGGCCAGCCCCGCGCGGCACGAGCGCTCGAAGGCCGCCGCGTCCACCCCGGCGTGGTTCAGCAGGGCCAGCACCCGGCCGCCCGGCGCGGTCACGGCCGCCGCCGATGCCATCAGGCCGGGATAGTCCCGCTCGGCCCGCCACACGCCGTCCTTACTGCGCGAGAAGCCCGGCGGGTCGAGCACCACCACGTCGAACACGTCGCCGCGCCGGTGCAGCCGGGTCAGCCACCCGAACACGTCGCCGTACAGAAAATCGGTGTCTGGGGCCTCCAGGTCGCTCAGGGCGTAGTTCTCCTGGCCCCACGCGAGCACCTTGCGCGACAGATCCACGTTCTTCACGGTACGTGCCCCGCCCAGGGCCGCCGCCACGCCGAAGCCGCAGGTGTACGCGAAGGTGTTCAGCACGCGCTGCGGGGCGTTCGCACGCAGCCAGGCCCGCGCCGGCCGGGCGTCCGTGAACAGCCCCACGCTCAGGTCGGCCCCCGGCCGGATCACGAAGGGCACGCCGCCTTCCAGCGCGGTGACCTCGGGGCGGGGGTCGCCCCAGATGGGATCGGGCGGCGACAGGTGCTCGCGGGCCACGTTGGCGAGATGCCGGGCCTCGGGCGGGCGGCGCTTCACATACACGCCGGCCAGTCCAGCGGCGCGGGCACAGTCGGCCGCCAGCCGCTGTTCCTCGGCGGGCGGCAGCGGGGCGTACAGGTTCAGGATGCCGGCGTCCCCGGCCACGTCCAGCGCGTATACGCCGCCGGTCTCGGTGGTATGTACCGCGCGGTAAATGGTCGTGCCGCCGGCCGGCAGGTGGGCACGGCGGGCGGTGGGCGGGGCCGGATCAGTCAGGGGCGTGGCCACTCAGGGCCGGCCGCCCAGCAGCCACCACACCCCGGCGGTGGCGAGCGCCGTGACCATCCAGAAGCGCATGACGACGTGGGTCTCGGGCCACCCGACGTCCGGATGCTCGAAGTGGTGCTGGATGGGCGACATCTTGAACACCCGCTTGCCGCGCGTGCGGAACGAGATCACCTGGATGACCACGCTGAGCACCGCGATCACCGGCATGATCGCCGCGATGGGCAGCAGCCACACGTCGGCATACAGGATGTACGCCCCGGCCGCGACCGCCCCGATGGCGTGACTGCCCATGTCGCCCATGAACACCCGCGCCGGATGGGCGTTGAACCACAAAAAACCCAGCAGCGCCCCCGTGAGCAGCGCCGCCGCCGGCGACAGCGCGAACATCGGCAGCAGCACGATGATCGCGATGCCGCCCAGCAGGCCGTCCAGTCCGTCGGCGAAGTTGAAGGCGTTCACGGAGCCGACCATCACGAAGGTCAGCAGCGCCACGTCGCCCCAGAAGCCCAGGCCCGGCAGCAGTTCGTGCGAGGCAAGCGGCGCGGCGACGTACGCGAACACCAGCGCCACGATGATCTGCATTGGGAACTTCTCGCGGGCCAGCAGTTCCTTCTTGCCGCCCACCATGCGCGAGCGTACCTTCAGCAGGTCGTCGATCCCGCCGATCACGCCCATGGCCAGGGCCGCCAGCATGATGACCAGTTCGCGCGTCCCGCCCGCGTGTCCGGTCAGGTACAGCGGAAAGAACACCGCGGTCATGGCCAGCACGAAGGGCACGCCGCCGGCGGTGGGGGTGCCCTCCTTGTGCTGGTGCGCGGGGCCGTCCACGCGGATCGGCTGGCCCCAGCCCCGCGCCTTGCTCACCCGGATGAACAGGCCCACCAGGAACCACGACAGCAGCGCGACGATGACCGTCATGGCCGGAACCTCGGGAAGTCAGGAAGCGTCATCTCAAGCGGCGAGGTTAGCACGGGCCACGCCGCCCGGTTCCGCTCAGTTCGCCAGATAGCGGATGAAGTCGCGCATGGCGTTCACGCAGGCATCTGCCCCGGTGGTGGCGGAACTGCCGGTGATGGTGCGCAGGATGCCGCGGTCACTCAGGTACAGCTGCGACACGCGGTAGGTCGCGCCCGCCTGCACGTAGTCGTAGGCGGCGAGCACGCCCCAGTTGCCGGCCCGGTCGACCGGCTGCGTGACCACCGCGTCCACGCGCGCGTCGAGCGACGTCTGGAGCTTCAGCGCGAAGGTGCGGGCGTCCTCGGGGGAACGGAAGGTCGGGAAGGCCTGGCCGTAGCGCTCCTCGCGCATCACGCACTTGCCGGTCGAGTCTGTCCAGATGTTCGCGTCTCCGTTGACCGGCACCCAGCCGGGCATGGGCACGATCAGGGCGTGGGCACTGCCGGGAAGTGTCACGGCGCCGGCCCAGGCAAGGGCACGCACCCACTGGAAGACGCTGGAGCGGAACATACGTGACCCACGCTACCAGAGGCTTTCTGACAATCCTCCGGCCCGTCTCATATCGGCCTCCGGAACCCGGGGTCAGCGGCCGGCCACCACGCGGGCGTCGAGCGTGGCCCGCACCGCCGGCCACTCGCCGTGCAGCACGCTGAACATCACCGAGTCCCGCGCGTAGCCGTCGGGACGAAGCTGGTATTGCCGCAGGGTACCCTCCTGCACTGCGCCGAGCTTGTGCATGGCCCGCCGCGAGCGCTCGTTGCGGGCATCGACCTTGAACTGCACGCGGTTCGCGCCGAGCACCTCGAAGGCGCGGGTCATCAGCAGGCGTTTGGCATCGGGATTCACGCCCACGCCCCGTGCGGCGGGCAGCAGCATGGTGCCGATCTCGACCCAGCGGTCGGCGGGCCGGACCTCGCTGAACGAGATCCGGCCGACCGCCACGCCGCCCACCAGCACGGCCCAGTTCACGCGGGCGGGCAGGGCGTTCAGGCGCGCGACATACCCGGCCCACCCGGCGGGCGTGTTCGCGTCCGGGCCGCCTCGCGACAGGAAGCGCACGGTGTCGTCGTCCGCCCCGGCAGCCAGGTCGGCGGCATGGTTCTCGGTCAGGGCCTCCAGGGTGACGGTGTGGCCAGACAGGGTCGGGGCCAGGAGCCACTCGGCGTCAGGCAGGGCGTCGGTCATGCCGTCAGTGTAGAAGTGTCGAGCGCTCATCCCCGGTGATACGGCTCCCCGGCCGTGATGGTCGATGCCCGGTACAGCGCCTCGGCCAGCACCACCATCGCCAGGTCGTGCGGCAGGGTCAGCTGCCCCAGACTCCACAGCGCCGCCGCCCCGGTGCGCAGGTCGTCAGTGTGGCCGTCGGGGCCACCCACCGCGAAGGCCAGTTCGCCGTCGCCTCCCACGGCGCGGCCCTCCAGAAAGGCGGCCAGCCCCTCGGACGTGAACTGCTGCCCACGCGGATCGAGCAGGATCAGGGGGGCACGCCCCGCCGCCCGGCGCACGGCCTCACTCTCCAGCGCCTGGGTCTTGCCGGCCACGCGGGTGACCTGAACCTTGTGGTAGCGCCGCAGCCGCTTCTCGTACTCGTCCCAGCCCGCACGGGCATACGCGAGTTTCGGTTCTCCGACAGTGATCAGGTGCAGCCGCACGCCGGGCAGCCTATCCGAATTGCACTGGCCCGCTACACTGTGCGGCATGAGGGACAGCGGGCCGGCGGCAGGTGCGCCGTGAACTACGCGGCGACACTGGCCGTGCTGGTCGTGCTGGCCTTCTGCTTTCCGCTGTCGGTGCGGCTGGGCGCGCAGGTGGGCGTGCCGGAGGCCGTCAGCGTGTCGGTGCTGGGGGCGCTGCTGACCTTTGCGGCGGCGACGTTTCTGGTGCGCTGGCAGGTGGGGCGCTACCGGCGCACCATGGAGCGGCTGGAGGCGGCGCGGGCGCAGGTTCGCGCCGATCCGCAGAACCCACGTGCGTATTTTGTGGGGGGCGAGCATCTGGGCGCACTGCTGCTCCGGCTCGACCGCAGACGGGAGGCTTCAGAGGTGATTGATCGCTACGCCCGGCTGGGCGGCGCGAGGGAATCCGAGATCGTGGCATTACGTGAGGCGCTGGCCAGGGCGCAGCGGCGGCAGCGCCGCGCGCAGGGGAGGGAAGCATGAGGGCCTACAAGGGCGTCGTGGAAAATGGGGTGGTGGTCGTGGTGGGCGCCCGGCTGCCGGAAGGCACCATCGTGACCGTCACGGTCGGCGAGGGCGAACTGTTGCGGGCCCGGATCGCCGGGGTGCTGCGCGGCCCGCGCAAGGTCAGGATCCGCCTGAAGCCCACGCCTGGCCTGGCCCTCGGAGCACACACGCCGGGACATGACTGACACAGGGCATGACTGACACCGCAGGCACTCCGGAACCGCGCGTGTGGCTGGTGCCGACCCCGGTGGGCAACCTGGGCGACATCACCCTGCGGGCCGTCGAGGTGTTGCGGAACGCGGACGCCGTCGCATGCGAGGACACCCGCCGCAGCGGCGCCCTGCTGACGCACCTGGGGATCCGCCGGCCGCTGGTGCGGCTCGACGCACACACCATGAACCGCGCGGCGGCGGTGCTGGAGCAGCACCCCCGGCTCGCGTACGTCTCGGATGCCGGCACGCCCGGCATCAGCGATCCCGGCGCGGAACTGGTCGCGGCGGCGCTGGCCGCCGGTATCCCGG from Deinococcus sp. AB2017081 encodes the following:
- a CDS encoding RelA/SpoT family protein codes for the protein MKELRRLTADRPVAERTGIERAYEFARQAHAGVRRRSGEPYITHPVAVAVILAGLGMDTDSLMAGLLHDTVEDVEHVTFEAIEEQFGPDVRRIVEGETKVSKLSKQGSQAAEVSDAGRDLQAENLRQMLVAMTDDIRIIVVKLADRLHNMRTLGAMKPEKQVRIARETMEVFAPLAHRLGIGQIKWELEDLSFQYLYPTEYEFLRGRLRTKQEERQALIDRAVTQLNEALIDDLELPEWVLDIDIAGRSKHLWSIHTKMQREGKGLEQIFDLLAIRVILTPRDLVVPPGTDEKRRERAEETREKRICYHTVSIVHSIWTPLPGRFKDYIAVPKPNGYQSLHTTVISQSGQPIEVQIRSRRMHEVAEYGIAAHWMYKQGSQLAQKDRENWIAQLRELQNEINDASDYMDAVKSDILSQRVRVFTPKGLAISLPLGSTPVDFAYHIHSRIGETTVGARVNGSIVPLSHRLGNGDMVEIVTSKNGHPSKDWLNFTVTRSARTKIRHHFRTQERTEALKKGHDMLERHLRKRQLAVRQLMRTKLLEEAAQKLLGTRNPDDLYFALSAGKIMPATVGRVLSPSLAREQGVPSPRKAPAPRAPDTGGVYVEGFTTTTKLSNCCSPIRGDQIMGYLTRGRGVSVHRIDCPNMIRLLKDEPERCVAASWDAETPGSTLVDVDVTGPDRSGLLADVLGVLSAEKRSPLKVEARVGVDKVAHILLRLAVTGNADLASVRTALLRVDGVTDMVRLGRDGRARSGSGAKA
- a CDS encoding YqjF family protein, translated to MTDRPWVLRMTWRDLCFMHWPVRAELLAPTLPRGLTLDTRGGQAWLGVVPFTMTGVAPRGVPDVPGLSAFPELNLRTYVTAGGVGGVWFYSLDAASPVAVRLARALFHLPYFDARMWATTENSITRYASLRTHRNAPEGRFAGAYRPVGDPLSVASGSLEDWLTNRLYLYSADPAGHVYRGRIHHTAWPLRRAEAVIRENTLADRLGVTLTGEPHLLHAQTLDVRAEWVERIT
- a CDS encoding PA2169 family four-helix-bundle protein, whose product is MMSNDQVQDRLNKLLGTLRDGEKGFADAAEHATDPQLKSLFTERSGQRATLATEIEQHVTRLGDTPREGGSVGAALHRTWLNVRDAVTGRDDYAVVAEAERGEDVAIQNYQDVLDDAELPADVRSVVEAQYAKVKASHDQIRDLKRGMKAD
- a CDS encoding HAMP domain-containing protein, producing the protein MKYTVVIRQAVGDSAREHLEQQLTERFGLAPEQAARLASRRTGRLMKPTSRARAELLLGLFEAVGADVSLESVRDETTMLSEPFQAVGDVAPVSRPPVADDVVLASSRALLAEGAFGGASPTWPSAPASMTAPVTPLPSMPAAAQTAVFAAPEPVRSSSGAAPTGAMHATTADVLALEPTPSPFGRLTAAAPGDLGSVRAPVPEEDVWSDFTGALTMHEAASVPEPRAEEVVPVVLPVAPDDRGSVAVGGTRVPLSRRLQLATLLPLALAAAVTLLLLSALLPRMQNQVVQDQARTLAATLGTTLPTGSESIAYMQLDTALKDPNVAFVRIEKPGGVSYLRSKDAAQNDGWNREVAQWTTAHPAGGTMKLAGASYVVTRLSVVENDIGQPTALPVAAEKGALIHRVTIGLRNEAFRANLRNTILLVILTSLFSLAIAAYLANRAARAVVLPIEQLVKSADAISMGDLSRPVTIDRNDEIGDLAQALERMRVSLESALERLRRRKRE
- a CDS encoding monothiol bacilliredoxin BrxC family protein yields the protein MTQTQDTHSDAATPAQVLVPLTTPEAVDTFLKDYPLAAVFKAGTCHKTMQGFGVLETFLQKHDLPVGFIRVVDWRPASNHVAELTGITHHSPQLILFQDGQPQFEVNNWDITPEVLAPVFTAHVPARAGVATVATDGGVEPYRRLMRAYLDGQLSDWAFQDQYVNMFRDDASLRSQREFEALSRLFGDPDAYHGGLHQLGAPQQRGDLRPRVEALLAELG
- a CDS encoding class I SAM-dependent rRNA methyltransferase; translated protein: MATPLTDPAPPTARRAHLPAGGTTIYRAVHTTETGGVYALDVAGDAGILNLYAPLPPAEEQRLAADCARAAGLAGVYVKRRPPEARHLANVAREHLSPPDPIWGDPRPEVTALEGGVPFVIRPGADLSVGLFTDARPARAWLRANAPQRVLNTFAYTCGFGVAAALGGARTVKNVDLSRKVLAWGQENYALSDLEAPDTDFLYGDVFGWLTRLHRRGDVFDVVVLDPPGFSRSKDGVWRAERDYPGLMASAAAVTAPGGRVLALLNHAGVDAAAFERSCRAGLAQAGRAGRLRERLGAGEDYPGAAHLKVQVWALD